Below is a window of Georgenia soli DNA.
GACGGAAGAGCCGTGGCCTCGCGCCTCACTATCTGACGGTCGACCGTCGTGAGGTCCGCCGGTTCCTCTCGTTCCGGATCACGAGTCCGCGGCGCACGGCGATCGACTGCTGCGCGCTGCTGCCGTACCAGGAGGCGGAGAGACTCATGGCGTGGGTGCGCACCAGGGACATACTCACGCTTCCTGAGCTGGTCGCCGCGACTGAGGAACGTCGTGGAAAGCCCGGTGTGGTGCAGCTGCAGCGCCTGCTCGCCGACACCCGCTCGGGAGCTCTGAGCGAGGCGGAACGCCGGTTGCACAAGATCTTGGGGGAAGCCGGCATCGGTGACTGGGAGGCCGATCAACCCATCGTCGTGAACGGGCGGCTGCTCGCACGTGCCGACGTACTCTTCCGAGCCGCGCGGCTGATCGTCGAGGTAGACGGCCGGGCGGCGCACCAGGATTTCGACGCCGACCGGGAGAGGCTGAACGCCCTCACCCTGGCCGGTTACACCGTGCTGCGGTTCAGCTGGCGGCAGCTCGTGGACCGTCCCTGGTACGTGCGCGAGCAGATCGAGGCTGCGCTCAGGCGAGCCGGGGTGGGATCCGCACGAGGTTGAGGTTTTGGTTCGAAACGGTCAACTTTCGAACCAGAACGGCCATCTCTTCGGTCCCACCGGTGACCCCACCACCGGAAGCCGCGTAGCCGCACCGCCGGAAGCCGCGTAGCCGCACCGCCGGAAGCTGGTGCCGCGCGGCCGGAAGCCGGTGTCCGCGCGGCACGTAGCCCCAGCCTGGGCTCGCCAGGGCGATCGCCAAGGCGCCCAGGAGGCTCAGCGGTAGTTGGGCTCAGCGGTAGTTCACGAACTGCAGCGCCGCGTCGATGTCGTCGGCGCCCTTGAGCAGCGTGATGACCTGCTGCAGGTCGTCACGGCTCTTCGAGCTCACCCGGACCTCGTCACCGGTGATCTGCGCCTTGACGCCCTTCGGGCCCTCGTCGCGGATCAGCTTGGTGATCTTCTTCGCGTTCTCCTGGCTGAGCCCCTCCTTCAGGGAGCCGACGAGCCGGTACTCCTTGCCGGAGGCCCTCGGCTCGCCGTCGCCGAGGTCCAGGGCCTTGAGGGAGACGCCGCGCCGGATGAGCTTGGTCTGGAGCACGTCGAGCACCGCCTTGACCCGCTCCTCGGAGTTGGCGGTCATCGTCACGGCGTCGCCGGACAGGCTGACCGAGGCGCCGACGTTCTTGAAGTCGTAGCGCTGGGCGATCTCCTTGGCGGCCTGGTTGACGGCGTTGTCCACCTCCTGACGGTCCACCTTGCTGACGATGTCGAAGGACGAGTCGGCCATGTCCGGGCTCCTGCGGTGTGAGTGCGTGACGGTCTGGATGTCCGAGACTGCCAGAAGCGACGGGCTGTGACGTTCGTCGCCCGGCGCGGGTTATCGGGCACCCCGGGGTTCTTGCTATCGTTCCATCTGCACCTTCCGAGGTGCGAGGCGAGTTGCCCGAGCGGCCAAAGGGAGCTGACTGTAAATCAGCCGCGGAATGCTTCGCAGGTTCGAATCCTGCACTCGCCACGGACCGGCCCACCGACGGATGACCGTCGTTGGGCCGCTGTCATGTCCGACGGGGACCCGCCGCAGCACCGCGGCGGCGGGTTTCCGGAGGGGCGTGGCGGGTGTGAGAGGACTCACCCCCGTAGGCCCCGCCCCGGATTTCACACCGGGGCACTCGGGCAGGTAGGCTCGTCCGCGCTGCCCCGATAGCTCAGTCGGCAGAGCGTCTCCATGGTAAGGAGAAGGTCAAGGGTTCGATTCCCTTTCGGGGCTCTGGTCTGGAGGACCGCCGTATGATTGACGACGGCGGTGCGTCAGGACGCGGCGGGGTAGCTCAGTTGGTGAGAGCGCACGACTCATAATCGTGAGGTCGCGGGTTCGAGCCCCGCCCCCGCTACAGAGACCAGTGAATGACGAAGCAGCCGTATGGCCGCTCGCAACCGAGCCGAACGTGAGGAAAAGCCGTGGCCAGCAAGTCTTCTGACGTCCGCCCCAAGATCACCCTCGCCTGCGAGGTGTGCAAGGAGCGCAACTACATCACCAAGAAGAACCGTCGGAACAACCCCGACCGGCTCGAGCTGGCGAAGTACTGCCCGCGCTGCAACGCGAAGACCGCGCACCGCGAGACCCGCTGACCGACGCGGTCGCGCCCCTCTAGTCTGGGGCGATGACCGAGTCCAGCACCCGCCCCACCGGCGTCGACAAGACGCTCGTGGGGCGTTCCTATGCCCCCACGGAGACGTACGACGTCTCCCGCGTCAAGATCGCGGAGATGGCCGCGGCCACCGGCGCCACGCACCCGGCCCACACCGACCCCGACGCCGCCTGGGCCCTCGGGTACTCCGACGTCGTGGCCCCGCCCACCTTCGCCGTCGTCCTGGCGCAGCGGGCCGAGCAGGCCTACGTCGCGGCCCCGGAGTCGGGCATCGACTTCTCGCGGGTGGTGCACGCCGAGGAGCGCTTCGTCCATCACCGGCCCATCGTGGCGGGGGACCGGCTGCGCACCACGGTGCACGTGGACAAGATCCTGGAGCGCGGCGGCATCACGCTGGTGACCACGCGCGCCGAGATCGCCGACGAGGCCGACGCGCCGGTCGCGACCGTGACGTCCGTCCTGGCCGTGAGGGGGGCCGAGAAGTGAACGAGCAGAACGAGACCCTGGCCCGCGGCGCCCGGCCGCTGCTGACCGAGCTGGAGGCCGGCGCGGAGCTCTTCCGCCGCACCTACGCCGTCGACCGCGACCGCCTGGTGCGCTACGCCGGCGCGAGCGGGGACTTCAACCCGATCCACTACAACGACCGCTTCGCCCACGAGGTCGGCCTGCCCGGGGTCATCGCCCACGGCATGCTCACCATGGGGCTGGCCGGCTCCGCCGTCGCCGACTGGGCCGGCGACCCCGGAGCCGTGGTCGAGTACGGCGTCCGCTTCACCCGTCCCGTCGAGGTGCCGGACCCCGGGACGGCCGAGGTCGAGGTGGCCGGCAAGGTGGGCGCCGTCGACCTGGGGGAGGGGTCCGTGCGGGTCGACCTCACCGTGACGTCCGGAGGCGTGACCGTCCTCGCCAAGGCGCAGGCGGTCGTCCGGCTGGGCTGAGCGGCCTGCCTCACGCCGGCCGGGTCCTGCCCGGCCCGGCGGGGCGACGTAGCCTGGGACGGTGACCCAGAACTCCGGACACCTCGCCCCCGCGCCCGCCACGGTCGGTGATGCACCCGCCAGGCTGGCCGACCTCACCACGCTGCGCGTGGGCGGGCCGGTGCGCGAGCTGGTCGACGCCGCGACGGAGGCCGAGCTCGTCGACGCGGTGCGTGCCGCGGACGACGCCGGAGCTCCCGTCCTCGTCCTCGGCGGCGGGTCGAACCTCCTCGTCTCGGACGAGGGCTTCGACGGCGTCGTCGTCCGGGACGCCCGGCGCGGGATCGACGGCGTCGCCGACTCCTCGTGCGCCGGGGCGAACCTCGTCGTCCCCGCGGGCCAGCCCTGGGACGAGGTCGTGGCCACGGCCGTCGCCGAGGGCTGGATGGGCGTCGAAGCCCTCTCCGGCATCCCCGGCTCCACGGGGGCGACGCCGGTGCAGAACGTCGGCGCGTACGGCCAGGAGGTCGCCGAGACGCTCTCCTCGGTGCGCGTCTACGACCGCCTCGAGCACCGCACCCGCATGCTGGCGGTGGGCGAGCTGGGCCTCGGCTACCGCACGAGCATCCTCAAGCGGTCCCTGACCGACCCCGACGCCGGGGGTGGTCGGGTCT
It encodes the following:
- a CDS encoding DUF559 domain-containing protein — encoded protein: MENRALAEADERLRRTAVLGVFTLQMASSAGLARGVVRGRIRAGAWVHVVGAAFTAADRAPGVIDPVRLRAVGAALTWPDAVLCLRTAAILHGMPVRDDGLAHVLVPEKRRKSRGLAPHYLTVDRREVRRFLSFRITSPRRTAIDCCALLPYQEAERLMAWVRTRDILTLPELVAATEERRGKPGVVQLQRLLADTRSGALSEAERRLHKILGEAGIGDWEADQPIVVNGRLLARADVLFRAARLIVEVDGRAAHQDFDADRERLNALTLAGYTVLRFSWRQLVDRPWYVREQIEAALRRAGVGSARG
- a CDS encoding YajQ family cyclic di-GMP-binding protein, translating into MADSSFDIVSKVDRQEVDNAVNQAAKEIAQRYDFKNVGASVSLSGDAVTMTANSEERVKAVLDVLQTKLIRRGVSLKALDLGDGEPRASGKEYRLVGSLKEGLSQENAKKITKLIRDEGPKGVKAQITGDEVRVSSKSRDDLQQVITLLKGADDIDAALQFVNYR
- the rpmG gene encoding 50S ribosomal protein L33, producing the protein MASKSSDVRPKITLACEVCKERNYITKKNRRNNPDRLELAKYCPRCNAKTAHRETR
- a CDS encoding FAS1-like dehydratase domain-containing protein; its protein translation is MTESSTRPTGVDKTLVGRSYAPTETYDVSRVKIAEMAAATGATHPAHTDPDAAWALGYSDVVAPPTFAVVLAQRAEQAYVAAPESGIDFSRVVHAEERFVHHRPIVAGDRLRTTVHVDKILERGGITLVTTRAEIADEADAPVATVTSVLAVRGAEK
- a CDS encoding MaoC family dehydratase, with protein sequence MNEQNETLARGARPLLTELEAGAELFRRTYAVDRDRLVRYAGASGDFNPIHYNDRFAHEVGLPGVIAHGMLTMGLAGSAVADWAGDPGAVVEYGVRFTRPVEVPDPGTAEVEVAGKVGAVDLGEGSVRVDLTVTSGGVTVLAKAQAVVRLG
- a CDS encoding UDP-N-acetylmuramate dehydrogenase, with protein sequence MTQNSGHLAPAPATVGDAPARLADLTTLRVGGPVRELVDAATEAELVDAVRAADDAGAPVLVLGGGSNLLVSDEGFDGVVVRDARRGIDGVADSSCAGANLVVPAGQPWDEVVATAVAEGWMGVEALSGIPGSTGATPVQNVGAYGQEVAETLSSVRVYDRLEHRTRMLAVGELGLGYRTSILKRSLTDPDAGGGRVWGPTGRYVVLEVSFQLRLASLSAPVRYAELARRLDVAVGDRVPAARVREAVLELRRGKGMVLDDADPDTWSAGSFFTNPVLTTEEADARLPEDAPRFPVSDHTRIAQIGAAAPVVEGLVKTSAAWLITRAGFDKGFGAPGPATLSTKHTLAVTNRGSATAADVLALARTVRDGVQEAFGVTLVPEPVLVGVTL